One genomic region from Arenicella chitinivorans encodes:
- a CDS encoding DUF2726 domain-containing protein yields the protein MSLVGTLIGSLVLASAGGAACWWASNKAPASKFDLQRKRSLMSAAERNFFEGLMKSLGNEFYVFAKMRVSDVLQAGSDASWFQEQQIKLRLTDETFDYLLCKKQDMSVFGVVELETFEKGTDRKMRAAREKLIGEVCKRANLRVFYFDIRQDYRSMDIRRLVTGKSARKKPQSNSNSSVKKVELASESASVTQFTDLRSCPKCHNDLVSKVAVKGKRIGEKFLMCRKYPYCDYQVSMTDAKYLKMQKQEQKKVKKAGFSDWAG from the coding sequence ATGTCTCTGGTAGGTACGCTTATAGGATCGCTCGTGCTGGCGTCAGCCGGTGGCGCTGCATGTTGGTGGGCCAGTAATAAGGCGCCAGCATCCAAATTCGATTTACAACGCAAGCGCAGCCTAATGTCGGCTGCAGAACGGAATTTTTTTGAAGGATTAATGAAGTCGCTTGGCAACGAGTTCTATGTTTTTGCCAAAATGCGTGTGTCAGATGTATTGCAGGCGGGCTCCGATGCCAGCTGGTTTCAAGAACAACAGATCAAGTTGCGCCTAACAGATGAAACATTCGATTACTTGCTGTGTAAAAAGCAAGATATGTCGGTCTTTGGCGTGGTTGAGCTTGAGACGTTCGAAAAGGGCACTGATCGTAAGATGCGTGCCGCACGTGAGAAGTTGATTGGCGAAGTCTGTAAACGGGCGAATTTGCGTGTATTTTACTTTGATATCCGTCAAGATTACCGCAGCATGGACATTCGACGGTTAGTGACCGGCAAGTCTGCACGGAAGAAGCCGCAGTCCAACAGTAACAGCTCAGTTAAAAAAGTCGAACTTGCCTCGGAAAGCGCCTCGGTAACTCAGTTCACTGATCTGAGAAGCTGCCCCAAGTGCCACAACGACCTGGTATCCAAAGTCGCGGTAAAAGGAAAGCGGATAGGCGAAAAGTTTCTGATGTGCCGGAAGTATCCGTACTGCGATTACCAAGTTTCCATGACCGATGCGAAATATCTTAAAATGCAGAAGCAGGAGCAGAAAAAGGTTAAAAAGGCTGGGTTTAGTGATTGGGCCGGCTAG
- the mnmA gene encoding tRNA 2-thiouridine(34) synthase MnmA, which yields MNTEVKPAHETHVVVGMSGGVDSSVTAYLLQQQGYQVTGMFMKNWEEDDTPEYCAAAEDLKDAAQVCERLGIKLHEVNFAHEYWENVFEHFLHEYQAGRTPNPDILCNKEIKFKEFLLQAEALGADYIATGHYVAKGQDGEQALLLRGADTNKDQSYFLYTLQQAQLTKSLFPLGEITKPEVRAIADEQGFVTHNKKDSTGICFIGERRFKDFLSTYLKPNPGRMVGVDGNTVGQHDGLMYYTLGQRQGLNIGGPGEAWYVAAKDVAQNELLVVQGHDHPAMLSTRVTANTLDWVSGVPLTLGQTVTAKTRYRQQDQACEVTHIDGDEIEVRFLQPQRAVTPGQALVFYDERRCLGGGTITAYA from the coding sequence ATGAACACCGAAGTAAAACCCGCACACGAAACCCATGTGGTCGTCGGCATGTCCGGCGGCGTCGACTCCTCCGTTACTGCCTACCTGCTACAACAACAGGGTTACCAGGTAACTGGTATGTTCATGAAAAACTGGGAGGAAGACGACACGCCGGAGTATTGTGCCGCGGCCGAGGATCTAAAAGACGCAGCCCAAGTCTGTGAGCGACTTGGGATCAAGTTACATGAGGTAAACTTCGCGCACGAATACTGGGAAAACGTGTTTGAGCATTTTCTACATGAATACCAGGCCGGACGCACACCCAATCCCGATATCCTTTGCAATAAAGAGATAAAGTTTAAGGAGTTCTTGCTGCAAGCGGAAGCGTTAGGCGCGGACTACATTGCCACCGGCCACTATGTTGCTAAAGGCCAAGACGGCGAACAAGCCTTACTGCTTCGTGGCGCCGATACCAATAAAGACCAGAGCTACTTCCTCTACACCTTACAACAGGCGCAGCTAACCAAGAGCTTGTTTCCTTTGGGCGAGATCACAAAACCTGAGGTTCGTGCTATTGCCGATGAACAGGGTTTCGTCACACACAATAAGAAAGACAGTACCGGAATTTGTTTCATTGGTGAACGGCGCTTTAAAGACTTTCTTAGCACCTACCTTAAACCTAATCCCGGCCGCATGGTTGGCGTTGACGGCAATACCGTAGGTCAACACGATGGGCTAATGTATTATACGCTGGGGCAACGACAGGGACTGAATATCGGCGGGCCGGGCGAGGCCTGGTATGTGGCCGCAAAAGATGTCGCGCAAAACGAGTTACTCGTGGTACAGGGACACGATCACCCAGCAATGCTAAGCACACGCGTGACCGCTAACACACTGGACTGGGTCAGCGGTGTACCGCTGACGCTTGGCCAAACGGTGACGGCCAAAACCCGATACCGACAACAGGATCAAGCTTGTGAAGTGACACATATTGATGGCGACGAAATCGAAGTACGTTTCCTGCAACCCCAGCGCGCAGTGACGCCAGGGCAAGCACTGGTGTTCTATGATGAGCGACGTTGCTTGGGTGGCGGTACAATCACAGCCTATGCATGA
- a CDS encoding NUDIX hydrolase, translated as MWTPDVTVAAVCEHQGRFLLVEERAKSSGEIVFNQPAGHLEPGESLIDAVIRETLEETCRHFTPRALVGLYRLEAANGKTYIRYTFTGTVSEIDPAYELDPDILRTHWMSVDELRHHTQLRSQLVLGCVNDYLAGHHYPLDILREL; from the coding sequence ATGTGGACGCCAGATGTCACCGTTGCCGCTGTGTGCGAGCACCAAGGCCGCTTCCTGCTAGTCGAAGAACGCGCCAAGTCCAGTGGTGAGATTGTATTCAACCAGCCTGCAGGGCACCTGGAACCTGGCGAATCGCTGATCGACGCAGTGATTCGAGAAACACTAGAAGAAACCTGCCGTCACTTCACGCCCCGTGCTCTGGTCGGCCTGTATCGCCTAGAAGCAGCGAACGGTAAAACTTATATTCGTTACACCTTTACCGGCACCGTGAGTGAGATTGATCCTGCGTACGAATTGGATCCCGACATCCTTCGCACGCACTGGATGTCGGTCGACGAATTGCGCCACCACACGCAGCTCCGCAGTCAGCTGGTGCTTGGGTGCGTCAACGATTATTTGGCAGGTCACCACTACCCGCTGGACATACTGAGAGAGCTATGA
- a CDS encoding NADP-dependent isocitrate dehydrogenase, whose translation MSNAESKIFYTLTDEAPALATRSLLPIFQTFASACDVDIDTKDISLAGRILANFSHYLKPEQRVPDALAELGELVLQPSANVIKTPNISASIPQIRAAVAELQAKGFAIPDLPDDPQTEEEIEIRAIYERVKGSNVNPVIREGNSDRRAPAAVKNYARQNPHSMGEWLPSSKSHVSTMNGGDFRSSERSMTLRKACSVKIEFTDKYGNKTVKQDGIELLKGEVIDAMFMSKKALRKFYEEQIEDAKNKGVLFSLHVKATMMKVSHPIVFGHAVTVFYKDVYEKYATLFEELNVQPNNGLGNLYNIIKQISGDLREKIEADIMACYKDRPAIAMVDSDKGISNLHVPSDVIVDASMPAMIRNSGKMWNMDGELQDAKAVIPESTYAYIYQEVIDYCKEHGALDPTKIGSVSNVGLMAQKAEEYGSHDKTYEMQYGGYMRVIDEADGMILFEHAVEEGDIWRMCQVKDAPIQDWVKLAVTRARKTGSPAVFWLDKNRPHEAQLIIKVNEYLKDHDTEGLTILIMSPAEATRYSLEVINEGRDVISVTGNVLRDYLTDLFPILEVGTSAKMLSIVPLMNGGGLFETGAGGSAPKHVQQFVKEGHLRWDSLGEFLATAASFEHLADATDNAKADVLAKTLDAATSKLLTEGKSPSRKVNELDNRGSHYYLALYWAEALAAQNDDADLKTKFADLAKQLADNEAKIVEELNAAQGHEVDIDGYYYPSEEKANAAMRPSETLNSILAGFTA comes from the coding sequence ATGAGTAACGCAGAATCCAAGATTTTTTACACGCTGACTGATGAAGCGCCAGCCTTAGCTACCCGCTCGTTGCTGCCTATATTTCAGACCTTTGCCTCTGCCTGTGACGTCGATATCGACACCAAAGATATTTCTTTAGCGGGTCGTATTCTCGCCAACTTCAGCCACTACTTGAAGCCTGAACAGCGCGTACCCGACGCGCTTGCCGAGTTGGGTGAATTGGTTCTCCAGCCAAGTGCGAATGTAATCAAGACGCCAAACATTTCAGCGTCGATTCCACAAATTCGTGCGGCCGTCGCTGAATTGCAAGCGAAAGGCTTTGCGATTCCTGATTTGCCAGATGATCCGCAAACTGAAGAAGAGATCGAGATTCGTGCGATCTACGAACGAGTAAAAGGCAGTAACGTAAACCCGGTTATTCGCGAAGGTAACTCAGATCGTCGTGCGCCTGCTGCGGTGAAAAATTATGCACGTCAAAATCCGCATTCTATGGGCGAGTGGTTGCCGAGTTCAAAGTCGCACGTGTCGACCATGAACGGTGGTGATTTTCGCTCCAGCGAACGTTCAATGACCTTGCGCAAAGCCTGTTCGGTCAAAATTGAGTTCACCGACAAGTACGGTAATAAGACAGTCAAACAAGATGGTATAGAGCTGTTAAAGGGCGAAGTAATCGATGCCATGTTTATGAGCAAGAAAGCCTTGCGTAAGTTCTACGAGGAGCAGATTGAGGACGCTAAAAACAAAGGGGTTCTTTTTAGCTTGCACGTCAAAGCGACCATGATGAAGGTCTCACATCCGATTGTTTTTGGTCATGCGGTTACCGTGTTCTACAAAGATGTGTATGAGAAATACGCAACACTGTTCGAAGAGTTGAACGTGCAGCCAAACAACGGTTTGGGTAATCTGTACAATATCATCAAGCAGATTTCAGGCGATCTGCGCGAGAAAATCGAAGCGGACATCATGGCTTGCTATAAGGATCGCCCCGCAATCGCGATGGTGGATTCCGATAAAGGTATTTCGAATCTGCATGTGCCAAGCGACGTGATCGTGGACGCGTCCATGCCTGCGATGATTCGCAATTCCGGCAAAATGTGGAATATGGACGGCGAGTTACAAGACGCCAAAGCAGTGATTCCAGAGAGCACCTATGCGTATATCTATCAGGAAGTCATTGACTACTGTAAAGAGCACGGTGCCCTAGACCCGACTAAGATTGGTAGCGTGTCAAACGTGGGCTTGATGGCGCAGAAAGCCGAAGAATACGGTTCACACGACAAAACCTACGAAATGCAGTATGGCGGTTACATGCGTGTCATTGATGAAGCCGACGGCATGATACTGTTTGAACACGCAGTGGAAGAGGGCGATATCTGGCGTATGTGTCAGGTTAAAGATGCCCCGATTCAAGACTGGGTTAAACTGGCCGTGACACGTGCACGCAAAACCGGTTCTCCAGCCGTATTCTGGTTAGACAAGAATCGTCCGCATGAAGCGCAACTTATTATCAAGGTTAATGAGTACCTAAAAGACCACGACACAGAAGGCCTCACTATTCTGATTATGTCGCCGGCCGAAGCGACGCGTTACTCACTGGAAGTGATTAACGAAGGTAGAGATGTGATTTCTGTGACCGGCAATGTATTGCGTGATTATTTGACGGACTTGTTCCCGATTCTCGAAGTGGGCACCAGTGCCAAGATGTTATCCATCGTGCCATTGATGAACGGTGGTGGTTTGTTCGAAACTGGCGCTGGTGGCTCAGCACCAAAACACGTACAGCAGTTTGTTAAAGAAGGGCACTTGCGCTGGGATTCACTGGGTGAGTTTCTAGCCACGGCAGCCTCGTTTGAGCACTTGGCTGATGCGACGGATAATGCCAAAGCAGACGTGTTGGCAAAAACCTTGGACGCGGCGACGAGCAAGTTGTTGACTGAAGGTAAATCACCTTCGCGCAAAGTCAACGAGTTGGATAACCGTGGTAGTCATTACTATTTGGCGCTGTACTGGGCGGAAGCACTTGCCGCGCAGAATGATGACGCAGATCTGAAAACGAAATTTGCTGATTTGGCTAAACAGCTTGCTGATAACGAAGCTAAGATTGTCGAAGAGCTGAATGCCGCACAAGGTCATGAAGTCGATATTGATGGTTATTATTACCCGTCGGAAGAGAAAGCCAATGCGGCGATGCGGCCTAGTGAGACCTTGAATTCAATTCTAGCCGGCTTCACTGCGTAA
- a CDS encoding cold-shock protein — protein MATRGTVKWFNSSKGFGFIEPSEGGNDVFAHYSEIEMDGYKTLNEGQEVEYELEDGDKGPKAARIRAAS, from the coding sequence ATGGCAACTAGAGGAACCGTAAAATGGTTTAACTCTTCGAAAGGGTTTGGCTTTATTGAACCAAGTGAAGGCGGCAACGATGTGTTCGCACATTACTCGGAAATTGAAATGGACGGGTATAAAACGCTGAACGAAGGCCAAGAAGTAGAATATGAACTAGAAGACGGAGACAAAGGCCCTAAAGCTGCTCGAATCCGCGCCGCTTCATAA
- the clpS gene encoding ATP-dependent Clp protease adapter ClpS, with protein MSDLPEPINNDELALETAKPKLKRPPLYRVLLLNDDYTTMEFVIEVLQSIFHHSEEKAAQIMMHVHQRGAGVCGIYTREIAETKVEQVLQYSQQNQHPLQCTMEPDSEPDGE; from the coding sequence ATGAGTGACTTACCAGAACCAATAAATAACGATGAGCTTGCGCTCGAGACGGCCAAGCCGAAGCTAAAGCGACCACCGCTTTATCGAGTGCTGTTACTTAATGACGACTACACCACCATGGAGTTTGTTATCGAGGTGCTGCAGTCCATTTTTCATCACTCGGAAGAGAAAGCAGCTCAGATTATGATGCATGTGCATCAACGAGGCGCTGGCGTATGTGGTATCTATACACGAGAGATCGCAGAAACAAAAGTGGAGCAGGTGTTGCAGTATTCGCAGCAAAACCAGCATCCATTACAGTGCACGATGGAGCCGGATTCCGAGCCGGACGGCGAATAA
- the clpA gene encoding ATP-dependent Clp protease ATP-binding subunit ClpA → MISKDLEKSLNLAVQMAHEARHEFVTTEHLLLALLENTSALAVLQACDANIDQLRSDLKLHLVDHLTQVDEEHDVKTQPSIGFQRVLQRAIVHVQSSGKSQVEGENVLVAMFSEQDSYAAYYLDKQNVTRFDAVSYISHGISKQDTNPEGLPYPEDQTEQAAEQKEGPLDAYTVNLNARAADGLIDPLIGREKEVERTIQILSRRRKNNPLYVGEAGVGKTAIAEGLAKKIVEEEVPEVLADAVVYSLDLGALLAGTKYRGDFEKRLKAVLKALANEHHAILFIDEIHTIIGAGAASGGAMDASNLLKPALSSGELKCIGSTTYQEYRGIFEKDRALSRRFQKIDVEQPTVQETVQILRGLKTRFEEHHEVTYTAEALTLAAELAERYINERFLPDKAIDVIDEAGARTRLFERKEGEIPVIDTEQIEEVVSFIARIPPKNVSASDVDALKNLERDLKLVVFGQDQAISTLASAIKMSRSGLGKPEKPIGSFLFSGPTGVGKTEVTRQLAMTLGVELIRFDMSEYMERHTVSRLLGAPPGYVGFDQGGLLTDEINKHPHAVLLLDEIEKAHPDVFNLLLQVMDHGTLTDNNGRKADFRNVIIVMTTNAGAVEVARNSVGFTKQDNAIDDVAAINKLFTPEFRNRLDAVVRFSGLSKEVIHKIVDKELLEVERLLLEKNVQLQVDEPARNWMAEHGYDPTMGARPLGRLIQEEVKRALADELLFGELQHGGQVKISVGDDGLEFDLSGATPSRDQKPLALH, encoded by the coding sequence ATGATATCGAAAGACCTTGAAAAATCGCTCAATCTTGCAGTGCAGATGGCGCATGAAGCTCGGCATGAATTTGTTACCACAGAGCACCTGTTGCTGGCGTTATTGGAAAACACGTCAGCCTTAGCCGTATTGCAGGCTTGTGATGCCAACATTGATCAGTTGCGGTCGGATCTCAAACTGCATCTGGTTGATCATCTGACCCAGGTGGACGAAGAACACGATGTGAAAACGCAACCGAGTATCGGCTTTCAGCGTGTGCTGCAGCGAGCAATCGTGCACGTTCAAAGTTCAGGTAAGTCGCAGGTGGAAGGTGAAAATGTACTGGTCGCGATGTTTTCAGAGCAAGATTCGTACGCCGCCTATTACCTCGACAAGCAAAATGTGACACGTTTTGATGCGGTGTCGTATATTTCACATGGCATAAGCAAGCAGGATACCAATCCGGAAGGTTTACCGTATCCGGAAGATCAAACGGAGCAGGCAGCGGAGCAGAAAGAAGGCCCGCTAGATGCCTACACGGTAAATTTGAATGCGCGTGCAGCGGATGGCCTAATCGACCCCTTGATTGGGCGAGAGAAGGAGGTCGAGCGGACTATTCAGATTCTATCTCGTCGACGCAAGAATAACCCATTGTACGTGGGGGAAGCTGGTGTGGGTAAGACCGCGATTGCTGAAGGGCTGGCGAAAAAAATTGTTGAAGAAGAGGTCCCTGAGGTGTTGGCTGATGCGGTGGTGTATTCACTCGACCTCGGTGCCTTGTTAGCCGGAACTAAGTATCGTGGGGACTTTGAGAAGCGATTGAAGGCGGTGCTTAAAGCGCTGGCGAATGAACACCATGCGATCTTGTTTATCGATGAGATTCACACCATTATTGGTGCCGGTGCGGCGTCAGGTGGTGCCATGGACGCATCCAACCTGCTAAAGCCGGCGCTTTCCAGTGGTGAGCTAAAATGCATTGGTTCCACCACGTACCAAGAGTACCGTGGCATCTTTGAGAAAGATCGTGCGCTTTCACGGCGCTTTCAAAAGATCGATGTTGAGCAGCCCACGGTGCAGGAAACAGTGCAGATTCTGCGCGGATTAAAAACCCGGTTTGAGGAACACCATGAGGTAACGTATACCGCTGAAGCCTTGACGTTGGCTGCCGAATTGGCCGAACGTTATATTAATGAACGGTTTTTACCCGACAAAGCCATCGACGTGATTGATGAAGCGGGAGCGCGTACGCGTTTGTTTGAACGTAAAGAAGGTGAGATCCCCGTTATCGACACCGAACAAATAGAAGAAGTGGTGTCGTTCATAGCACGCATCCCACCAAAAAATGTGTCGGCCTCAGACGTCGATGCACTCAAAAATCTTGAGCGTGATCTCAAGCTGGTTGTGTTTGGTCAGGATCAGGCGATTAGCACCTTAGCGTCGGCGATTAAAATGTCACGCTCAGGTCTGGGTAAGCCTGAAAAGCCAATTGGTTCGTTTTTGTTTTCTGGCCCGACTGGGGTAGGTAAGACCGAGGTCACACGCCAGCTCGCAATGACGTTGGGCGTTGAATTGATTCGCTTTGATATGTCTGAGTATATGGAGCGGCATACGGTGTCGCGTCTGCTGGGCGCACCGCCAGGGTACGTTGGCTTTGATCAAGGCGGGCTGCTAACGGATGAAATCAATAAGCATCCGCACGCCGTTTTGCTGTTAGATGAAATCGAAAAAGCCCACCCAGACGTATTTAACTTGTTATTGCAAGTTATGGATCATGGAACATTGACGGATAACAATGGCCGCAAGGCAGACTTTCGCAATGTGATCATCGTGATGACCACCAATGCTGGCGCGGTCGAAGTAGCTCGCAATTCGGTAGGCTTTACCAAGCAGGACAATGCGATAGATGATGTGGCGGCAATAAATAAGTTATTTACTCCAGAGTTTCGCAATCGACTGGACGCGGTAGTGCGTTTTTCCGGTTTGAGTAAAGAGGTTATTCATAAGATCGTGGATAAAGAATTGCTTGAGGTGGAGCGCTTGTTACTCGAGAAAAATGTACAGTTACAGGTGGACGAGCCGGCTCGTAATTGGATGGCCGAGCATGGTTATGACCCAACGATGGGAGCACGGCCTTTGGGGCGTCTAATTCAGGAGGAAGTGAAACGCGCACTGGCTGACGAATTGCTATTTGGTGAATTGCAACACGGTGGTCAGGTTAAGATTAGCGTGGGCGACGATGGATTGGAGTTTGATCTCAGTGGAGCGACACCGAGCCGCGACCAGAAACCCCTGGCATTACACTAA
- a CDS encoding DUF3108 domain-containing protein: MPQPAHSSPLEDTSISYTIKMNSSRFGNATLGQVETSLTQSDNGYVIESVTKAQGMAAIIIGSNRQEACEFEIANGQAVTKTYRGGRVGKTDYQVDYDWHDRKVNFDSGDSLDMPDGLLFDNCMFWFAAALLKGEGFADQSTYVVDGRSKRIRGYKLRSKETETIETAVGKKDVVKVVLERELRPGRTVTFWLSPDDQFLPLRIQESRKSRTITFDVEQLERDA; the protein is encoded by the coding sequence ATGCCGCAACCTGCTCATTCTAGTCCGCTTGAAGACACGTCCATCAGCTACACAATCAAGATGAACAGCTCTCGGTTCGGCAACGCCACGCTGGGGCAGGTTGAAACGAGCCTGACGCAATCCGATAATGGGTATGTCATTGAGTCGGTTACCAAGGCGCAAGGCATGGCCGCTATTATTATCGGCAGCAATCGGCAAGAAGCCTGTGAATTCGAAATAGCAAACGGGCAAGCAGTAACCAAAACCTACCGTGGTGGACGGGTTGGAAAAACTGACTATCAGGTCGACTACGACTGGCATGATCGTAAGGTGAACTTTGATTCTGGTGATTCGCTCGACATGCCAGACGGCTTACTGTTTGATAACTGCATGTTCTGGTTTGCGGCGGCATTACTGAAAGGTGAAGGCTTTGCTGACCAAAGCACCTATGTCGTCGATGGCCGTTCTAAACGCATACGCGGATACAAACTTCGCAGCAAGGAAACGGAAACAATTGAGACCGCAGTGGGCAAGAAAGACGTGGTGAAAGTCGTGCTTGAACGTGAATTGCGCCCCGGACGAACCGTTACTTTCTGGCTTTCTCCAGACGATCAGTTTCTGCCATTACGGATACAGGAGTCACGCAAATCACGCACCATCACTTTCGACGTCGAACAGCTCGAGCGCGACGCATAG
- the purN gene encoding phosphoribosylglycinamide formyltransferase, translating into MINTPARCKAVVLISGGGSNLQAFIDQIEAGQLPLDIALVISNKPEAFGLERATRAGIDTLVVNHKAYPSRDDFDRALQRAIDAATPDLVILAGFMRILTADFVNHFRHRLINIHPSLLPKYPGTNTHQRALDAGDTWHGASIHFVVPEVDAGPIILQGRLKIRSDDNADQLQQRIHKIEHQLYPLAARWFAEQRLSQHNGKVLLDGETSDQQLQTFDL; encoded by the coding sequence ATGATAAATACTCCTGCGCGCTGTAAAGCGGTTGTATTAATTTCTGGCGGCGGCAGCAATCTGCAAGCGTTTATTGATCAGATTGAGGCAGGCCAGCTGCCTCTGGATATTGCACTGGTTATCAGCAATAAGCCTGAGGCTTTTGGTCTTGAGCGCGCCACACGTGCCGGGATCGACACGCTAGTGGTCAACCACAAAGCTTACCCCTCACGCGATGATTTTGATCGGGCGCTGCAGCGAGCGATTGACGCGGCAACCCCGGACTTGGTTATTCTGGCCGGATTTATGCGGATTCTGACCGCAGATTTTGTTAACCATTTTCGTCACCGCCTGATTAACATTCACCCGTCGCTACTGCCTAAGTACCCTGGCACCAATACGCACCAACGGGCGCTCGATGCCGGGGACACCTGGCATGGTGCGTCCATTCACTTTGTGGTACCCGAGGTCGATGCCGGCCCGATCATTCTGCAAGGCCGGCTCAAAATTCGCTCGGACGACAATGCCGACCAGCTGCAACAGCGCATCCATAAAATAGAACACCAACTCTACCCGCTGGCGGCGCGGTGGTTCGCCGAGCAACGACTTTCACAACACAATGGCAAAGTATTACTGGATGGTGAAACCTCTGACCAGCAGTTGCAAACCTTTGACCTCTGA
- the purM gene encoding phosphoribosylformylglycinamidine cyclo-ligase — MSQSDKPDSLSYRDAGVDIDAGDAFIDVIKPVAKRTQREGSLSGLGGFGALFQIPKGYEEPILVSGTDGVGTKLKLAFDLNKHDTIGIDLVAMCVNDVLVQGAEPLFFLDYFATGKLTPEIAAQVVTGIGEGCVQANAALIGGETAEMPGMYQAGEYDLAGFCVGAVEKSEIIDGSKVASGDVLIGLASSGAHSNGYSLIRKVIDTYQVPLDTQLDGKALSELVLAPTRIYVRPVLSLMKSIPVNALAHITGGGIPGNLNRVLPQDCHAVVQESAWEWPALFRWLQETANIEQQEMYRTFNCGVGMILVVKPEHADEAIAHLNAAGEIAFLLGDIRAGAKDPQIQIV; from the coding sequence GTGTCTCAATCTGATAAACCCGATTCTTTAAGTTATCGCGATGCTGGTGTCGACATTGACGCCGGAGATGCGTTTATTGATGTTATCAAACCCGTTGCCAAGCGCACACAACGCGAAGGCAGCTTAAGCGGGCTCGGCGGCTTCGGCGCGCTGTTTCAGATTCCAAAAGGTTACGAGGAACCCATTTTGGTGTCCGGCACCGATGGCGTTGGCACTAAGTTGAAATTGGCGTTCGATCTTAACAAGCATGACACCATCGGCATTGATCTGGTTGCCATGTGTGTCAACGACGTACTGGTGCAGGGCGCGGAACCACTGTTCTTCTTAGACTATTTTGCGACCGGCAAGCTAACGCCAGAAATCGCTGCGCAAGTCGTCACGGGCATCGGCGAAGGCTGTGTACAGGCGAATGCTGCCTTGATTGGTGGCGAAACGGCAGAGATGCCCGGCATGTACCAAGCGGGCGAATACGATCTGGCTGGTTTTTGCGTCGGCGCGGTCGAGAAATCGGAAATTATTGATGGCTCGAAAGTGGCCAGTGGCGACGTACTAATTGGTCTGGCTTCATCGGGAGCACACTCCAACGGGTATTCGCTGATACGTAAAGTAATTGATACCTACCAAGTACCGCTTGACACGCAACTGGACGGCAAAGCGCTCAGCGAGCTAGTTCTGGCTCCAACACGCATCTACGTTCGCCCAGTGTTATCGCTGATGAAATCCATCCCGGTTAATGCACTGGCACACATCACTGGCGGCGGCATCCCTGGCAACCTGAATCGGGTTTTGCCGCAAGACTGCCACGCGGTCGTACAGGAATCTGCTTGGGAATGGCCTGCACTGTTTCGCTGGCTACAGGAAACAGCCAATATAGAACAACAGGAGATGTACCGCACCTTTAACTGTGGTGTAGGCATGATCTTGGTGGTGAAACCCGAGCACGCAGACGAAGCAATTGCACACCTTAACGCAGCCGGAGAAATCGCCTTCTTGCTCGGCGATATCCGCGCTGGCGCCAAAGATCCGCAGATTCAAATCGTCTAA
- a CDS encoding CDP-alcohol phosphatidyltransferase family protein, which produces MIYIPNLLTLARIGLVPWLLVLLQESEFGWSLAVFVIAGITDGLDGYIAKRFNARSKLGAILDPVADKALLVSAYVMLSVMGLIPFWLMVAVVFRDVVIVGGYLIMVLFFGAVQMQPLKISKLNTFFQISYIGLALCALAWQLQLSTLIHWVGYLVLVTSVVSGLAYVYIWSVKATNRIEESHL; this is translated from the coding sequence ATGATCTATATTCCAAACCTGTTAACGCTTGCTCGCATCGGCCTGGTGCCGTGGTTGTTGGTGTTGTTACAAGAATCAGAATTCGGCTGGTCACTGGCCGTATTTGTGATTGCAGGCATTACCGATGGCTTGGATGGTTATATCGCCAAGCGTTTCAATGCTCGCAGCAAGCTCGGTGCAATATTGGACCCCGTGGCGGACAAAGCCTTGCTCGTCAGCGCGTATGTCATGCTGTCGGTGATGGGGCTGATTCCGTTCTGGTTGATGGTTGCTGTGGTGTTTCGTGATGTGGTGATAGTCGGCGGTTACCTAATCATGGTGTTGTTCTTTGGCGCAGTTCAGATGCAGCCCTTGAAAATCAGCAAATTGAACACATTCTTTCAGATCAGTTACATTGGTCTGGCGTTATGCGCACTTGCTTGGCAGTTGCAACTAAGTACATTGATCCACTGGGTTGGGTATTTGGTGCTCGTTACCAGCGTGGTGAGTGGTTTGGCGTATGTTTATATCTGGTCGGTTAAAGCGACCAACCGTATTGAGGAGTCTCATCTGTAA